TATATGGCGTGCCATCTTTGTGAAAAATATCATGGAACCACAGTTTTGGTTCGGCGCCATCGGGCATCGGGGTATCCCAGGCATAAATGGTATTGGTTTTGCCGGTTACAAAGCCCCAGTTTATGGCGCCTACGTTTTCTTTTTTCAGCATAGGCAATACGGTTGCAAATGTGCTGTTACGCGGGCGGGCCATATATTCGGTGCAGATTAGAGGGCGGCCAATCATTTTCAGGAATTGAACAGTTTTTAGGTGATCATCAACCGGCGAATAATCGTGATAAGTAGTTACATCCGAGTTAGCTACCTGGAACTTGTTTAAATCCTCTAATCCCCATGACCACACGCCTGCGCTTACCGGCTGGCTTGGGTTTACCTGGCGGGCCCATTTAAATACGTTTTTAAGCAGTGGTAAACTTTTATTCCCTTTACCTGAGTTACCCGGCTCGTTATATAAATCCCAAAGCAATATGCGCTTGTCTGCCTTAAAAGTGTTTAATACGTCCTTCACATATTTTTCCAACACCGGCGAATTGGCCATCTCTTCAGACGCCGGCTGGCCGGGGTCCTGCGCCCAGCCTGAATTGTGGATGCCAGGTTTTGGCTCGGGTTGTTTACCTGTTTTTGGCACCTTGTTCCAGCAATCGTCAAAAAATACAAACATGGTTTTAATGCCGTGTTTGCTGGATATGGCCAGGTATTCGTCCACCCGTTTTTTAAAGCCGGCCGGATCTTGCTGCCAGGCCAGGTGATGCAAAAACACCCGCATTACATTCATGCCAATACCTTGCGCATAGCCCAGTTCTTTATCAATAGTCTTCGGGTCGAAGGTATCGGCCTGCCACATTTCCAATTGGTTAATGGCGTTGCTGGTTATAAAATCGCTGCCTACAAGCCATTGGTTTTTGGCGTACCAGGCGCTGGCTTTTTGCGGGCTCCAAACGGCTGCTGTTGCTTTTTGCTGGGCCGATAGCTTCATGCTCAATGGCATTATTAAAGCGATGGCCAAGACTTTTAGTTTAGTTTGCATGTATAAGTGTTTAATAGTTTAATTCAATTTTTTATTGGTCAAATGTCCTTTTATCATCCAGATAGCGTTGCTGCCATAAGCATCAGTTGATGTTAAGGCGATAATGGTATCATCATTAAGCACACACAGCGAATTCCACAAGCCATGCTTGTTTAAAGGTACGGTAAATGGCGTGCTTACATTTTTAAAGTTTTTAGCATTATCATCACCAACAGCCACCTGCATACAGGCCAAATCGCCGTTATTATCCCGGTTTTGCGTGCTTTGGTACGATAGAATAGTTTGCCCGCTGTGCAACTGCCGCAGATAAGGTGCGCCGGCATAAACCGCCTGGGGCAACCCGGGTGTAAGTGCGTAAGTACGTTCCGCATCGCCAGGGCCGACGGTTTTTTGCCAGTTTTGCGCAATGCTGTTGCGAATGATGGAGGGTTTAAACTGGCCGCCGCTATTATCTTCAATGGAAAACACTATCTCACCTGTCCCCTTTAACAAAACAGGTACAGGCATCCCGTCGCGGTGGCAGGGTGTGAATGTTACAATCTCGGGTTTCTTTGTCCAGCTGAGGCCACCATCGTACGATCTGAAAAGCGAAATATTTTGCTCATTCGATTGCGTAAAGATGCCCTCGTCTGAATAAAACAACTGAATTTCGCCGGATGGCAACTGCAATTGCGACGGCTCCCAGCAACCATCCTCAAACCGGTAGCCGGCCTGGTATATCAAACGCTCATCTGTCCAGGTTTTACCTTCATCATAGCTTTTTTTGGTGATGATGGCGAAGTGTTTAGTAGTATCTGCCACGCCATTTACTTTGTGCGGCCGGGGATTATAGGATACCAGCAGCGAGTGGTCTTTCAGTTCCAAAATATCAGGAACGGCCATATTAACACCCGGAACCGATGAAGCCACTTTTACCGGGGCAAGCCAGGTTTCGCCAAGGTTGGTACTTACGGTACTTTGTATCCCGCCGTCGCCTTCATAAACACAAAGCAGATGACCATTACTGAGTTGTATGGCACGGGCATAGTTGCCACCACGTGCAGATACCTGTTTTAGCGTCGACTGATCCCACGCGATATCTACCTGATCACTTACTTTCACAGGCGTTTTTTCCTGCCCGCATGACAATTGCGGGATGAAAAAAAAGATTAGCCAACAGTATTTTCGCCTCATTATTATTTATAGTCAGGTATATTAAAACCTATTTTTTTATTGGACTAAAAAACTGTTGCGTTCGCAACAGGTGAAACAGATAAAAATATCAATTGCCTAATAATCAACAAATTAATAATTGTCATATTTTAAAAATCGCAACAGTAAGTACTACATCGCTTTAATAAACGCCTATTCTGCTACCGGAAACGATGAGATCCTTAGCCTTGCCCCGCCCATGGGCACCAATGTTAAATTAACTGTTGGCTGGCTGGTTTTAACCGGGCTTTGAGGCAGCACACCACAAAGGCCATACTGATCAATTGCCCAGCCGGGAATTTGTTTACCTTTGGTTTTTAACTCAATGGGGGCGTTAGCATTTGTAAATGGATTATTATCTTTTGGCCATGCACGGTGAATAATTTCAATTGATTTCTCGGGATGTTCCTGGTCAATTACCAAACCATAATTCCAATCAGATGCGGCGTGAATTTCAAACGATGGCCATTTTTGCGGATCGGCCGTAGGCTGCCAGTGCGAATCGCCCTGGGTTGTGGTACGGCTATCCTCCTTGGTGTATTGTTCATCAATTTTGAGCGAATAAGTTAGCGGACCGTATTTTACGCTCACGCTATTCTTATTTTGCTCCCACTGGCGTACTTTTAGTTGCATAGGTAGATGCAGGGTTATTTTATCGCCGTTTTTCCAGGTTTTAGCTAATTTGATATAGTCGCCGGTGGTTGAGCTCAATTTTACCGGGATGCCGTTTACCTTTACCGATGCAGCTTTACACCACTCAGGGATGCGCAGGTAAAGCGGAAAAGCAATAGTTTTTGACGCATTTACCGTAAAGCTCACCTCGTCTTCAAAAGGATATTTAGTGGTTTCCACAATATTTACATTTACGCCTTTGCCAACTTTTGCCGATACCTGCCCTTGGGTATACAGCTGTGCTGCTATGCCATTATCGGGGGTAGCCATCCAGCTGTTTTCGGCATAGTATACCCAACCTGCCGCGTGGTTGTGCTGGCAGCAGCGGCTGCTAAAAGGATTCATCATTAAAAACGGACCTTCATTGGCAATGCCGGGGCTGTGGTTTTTGCCATCGCTAAGCACCATGTTTGGTGCAGTTAAATACCTTAAAGATCGGTAATCGGGCATAAAGGCTGCCGAAAATGTGTTGAACGCCACATCTTCGCAGTTGGATGCCCAAAAGGTATCGCCGGTTGATCCTAACAGCATTTGATCTGATGTCATTTGCTCAACCATGCCACAGGTTTCTACGGCCTGGCGCGGGTCGTCATAACCTTTGCGGGCATTTTCATCGGCGCCAAACATGCCGCCGGGTACCTGGCCATATATTTTACGGATAAGGCTGAAATCGTTATAAGTAGCGGCCAGATCCTTTGGATCATGGCTCTGCAGGTAAAAAGTTGCCGGTTCGCGAAAGCATTGGGCTACGTTTACATTATGCCAGTTGGGCAGGTTATTGGCCTGGCGCCAATTGGCGGTATTTTTATCCAGTTTTGCAGCCAAATCCAACAGGAATTTATCGCCCGTACGATTGTAAAGCCAGTAAACGCTCAACATGTTATCCCCGCCGCGGCTGTTTTCCCAATAGTCCTCTAAAAACTCGTTGTCGGGTACGGATAGTTCATACTTAAAGTATTTAGTCATGAACGGTATTACCCTTGGGTCTTTCGAGTATTCGTAATAAGATTGCAGGCACCAAAGCATAGGCATGTTTGTCCACAGGTCGCGGTTACCTTTATTGGTACGGGCCGGGCCAAAATCGCCGTTATCGCGCTGGTTATTTAATACCGCGTCAATCCAGAATTTGGCTTCTTTAATAATCTTTTGATCGCCCAGCATATAGCCAATATTGGCGTAGCCTTTTAGCCAGTAAGGTAATTCTTCCCAACCATATTCGCCTTTACCTTCTTTATTTAGCCAGGCATTATTGGTTTTTGATAGCCAAACGCTTATTTCGCCCAGGTTACCGGTAAGGCCATCGCGCTGCAATTCCAACGCTTTTTTTAGCCAGCCACCTGCGTTTATGCTGCCTACCGGCAGTTTGGTAAAATATTCGTGCTGCAACGGCGCCCGGTTATTAATGTAATTGGCGTTCACCTGCTGGTTATTAACCTTTGTTATTACCGATGCCTTTACTGCTTGCGCCGCTGCTGTGTAAATACTGCCGCATATTGCTAAAACAGTCAAGCAGATCACTTTGCCTACTCTATTCATATTATTCATTGTGAAATATATTATTTGCAACTATTTGGCCTTCTTCAGTTCTCTCAAAAGGCTGCTACTCTATGTAAATATCGCTTGAACAATAATAAACGATGTCATTTCGAACGAGGTACGAGGAGAAATCCTATGCGACTTGCTCTGCACATGCTTCGCGGAATGCAGGGCGTATAAGATTTCTCTTTCGCTCCCTACACATTACTACGCTCGCTCTATCGAAATGACAACTTCTTTTTATATTAACTCTAAAAAGAGACTTTGCGACTAAAGTCCTCTCTGTTGAGCGGACTTTAGTCGCCGCTAAATCGTTCCTATCATTTATTTCGCCAACGCCGGATCGTAAAGTTTCACGTTTTCTTTGTGTAACAATTCTACAGGCATTTTAATCACTTTACGATCATAAGTCATAAAACCGTTAACCTCTCCTTCTACGTCGGTTGTTTGCGTATATACTGCAGCCGAAAGGCCAAGTTTTATAAGTTCCTGCAATCTATCGGTAAAGGTGATATAACGTTTTAGCAGGTCGTCGCCATTTTTAAAGTTCTGATAGCCCCAATTTTTGTTGGCTTGCCAGGTATGCCCGTCAACAGGCCAGCCAAGGCCGCCAAACTCACCCAGTACCACTGCTTTGGTTTTACCAAAAATCTCAGGGCGCGGCATTGCGGGGTGCGGGTAGTTATGTAAATCAACAATATTTCCGGTATCGTAAAAGTTACCACCGCTTGCACTGTTCACCAGCCGCGACGGGTCTTTTTTCATTGTCCATTCTGTAATTTCAACCGTTTTAAATTGTCCCCAGGCCTCGTTAAAAGGTGTCCATACCACAATGCAGGGGTAGTTGTATAATGAGTTGATGATGGCGTTCCACTCCTTGCGGTAGTAACCTTCAGATTCGGGCGTACGCTGCTGATCGGTTTGGCCGTCTAACACGCCGGGGCGGTTTTCCCAGTGGTTACCCAAATCGCCGCTTGGCATATCCTGCCAAAGCAGCATGCCTGTTTTATCGCAATAGTTATAATAGCGGGCGGGCTCAACCTTAATGTGCTTACGGATCATGTTAAAACCCATTGCTTTTAATTGGTCAATATCGTAGCTCATGGCCTCGTAAGTTGGCGGGGTGTACAAGCCATCGGGCCACCAGCCCTGGTCAAGCGGGCCGTATTCAAATACAAACTTGTTGTTTAGCAACATACGTTGCACGCCATTAGCATCGGCACCAAGAGAAATTTTGCGCATGGCAAAGTAGCTTTTCACTTCATCAACCGGCTTGCCTTTGCGGATAACAGCCACCTGCAAATCGTACAGGAAAGGATCTGTTGTCGACCATAATTTTTCGTCCTTTATATTCAATACAGCGTCAGCGCCTGCATCAACTGTTTTTTCGTCTACTTTGGTTTTACCATCCCAGGCAGTTATTTTCAATAGGTCGCCGGGCTGGCCATCGGTTACTTCGGCCGAAACCGTTAGCGTGTGATTATCAATATCGGGGGTTTGTTTGGTGGCTTCGATATGCGTTTTGGCAACGCCTTCCAGCCAAACTGTTTGCCATATACCGGTTACAGGCGTATACCAGATCCCTTCGGGACTTTTAACCTGTTTACCACGTGGTTGCGGGCCGTCATTTGTTGGGTCCCACACGCTCACTTTAATTTCTTGTTTTGCACCGCCTTTTAAATAAGGGGTGATATTGAATGTAAAGGGGTCGAAACCGCCTTCGTGCTTACCGGCGCTAACGCCGTTTACAAAAACTTCGGTACGCCAGTCAACAGCGCCAAAGTGTAGCAATACATCTTTGCCTTTTAATGTTTTATTGAGGGTGATGGTAGTTTTATACCATAACATGCTGTCCTTCCCCACCGTTTTGCCAACGCCTGACAGGGCAGACTCGACGGCGAAAGGCACCAATATCTTACCTTCATACCTGGCAGGGCCTGCGATACCTTTTTGCACTATGGCGTAATCCCACAATCCATTCAGATTTTGCCAATTACCCCTTACCAGCTGCGGGCGGGGATACCCGGGCAACGGCGCATTTGGGTCAACCTTGTCGGCCCAGGGTGTTGTTATTTTTGTTTTGATAAGGTGCCAGCTACTTTGCTGCGCATTAGCCGATAAACAGGCCGCAGTAAAAACCGCAAGGCATAAATTTAGTTTTTTCATTAGTTATATTAAGAGATAAAAAGCATCAAGTAGTTAGTAGTAAGTATCAGGGCTTTGGCAAATGTATGGCATCACACAATTACTGCTGGTATCAATACTGTTGCATAAGCATAATATTAAAAGTTTCGATACGTCACATTAGGTACCTGATACTAAAAGTTAACACATTGAAAAAAGGGGCCGCACCGCACAGTACGACCCCGAACCAATTATTAACTTAGAAGGACACTTTCACTAAAGGCGAGAATATCATATCCTCAACTCCGCTTATTTTAATACCAACCCTGGCAAATACATAATTTTGTGTTGGTGACAGCGAAGGGATACCAACACTCATGCTGATGTTACTCAAGCTGGTAATATCCGATCCGTTAAGCTGTGTTGAAGCTACCTGGTCGCCGCCCGATACAAACTGGGTTTTGTTGATATACAGGTTCACCCTGTCAATGCCTTTTGCATTGGCGTCGGTTATTACTTTTTCGATATTAAAAGTAGCCGTAACTGTTTTACTTGCGGCGGTTATTTTGGCATTGCGCACCATATAATATGGCATTACCTCAATATCCATGGTTTTATTGCCACTTATAGTAACCGCTATGGTATCGCGCTTGCCGGCAGATAACTCTTTCCACATGAACGGGCCCTGATTTGCAGGAATTGTGAATTTATAGTTACCGTTGAAAAGCAAAGTTGAATAATTGCCTTCCTGGTCAAACGTGCCTACTATTGGCGCTAATTTTCCAAAACCGGACTGATACAAGTTGAAAGGCACCTGGTTATACTCCACATTCACAGGGTCGCCTTTATAGGTTAACCTCCCGTTAAATGTTGCGGATGGCGCAGCATAATTATCTTTTTTACAACCCGTAGCTGTAAGCAAGAGTGCTATGATGATATGATGAAATTTTATTTTCATGATCGTAGTTTAATAAATACTATTGATTTGGTTGTTTAACAATTTTAGGATTAGCCGATAATACGTTATCACCAATTTGTGAATAATAATTACCTAACTGGAACCTGTTTGCACCTGTTACAGAACTTGGTTTAACTTCTTTAAACAGCCATTTACCATTATTGGCATTGCCGGGGTTGTAATATTTATATGGCCATAACCCAAATGGTTGTGTGTTGCGTTTAGCCGCCTGGCCAATATTGGTAACCAGGTCGGTAACGGTCATTTGATTACCATCCCATACTACGGTTGCCAATCTCCAGCGTTTCATATCAAACAAGGTATGTCCTTCAAAGGCCAGCTCTACCCTACGCTCGTGTACAATGCGATCAAAATAGTTAGCGGCTGTTAACACCAGTGGTGTATTAAGGCCAGCCCTTGCGCGTACCTGGTTAATATAGGTTGATGCTGTTGTATAGTCGCCTAACTCGGCAGCAGCTTCGGCACCGTTAAGCAACACCTCAGCATAACGGTAACGAATAAAGTTAACATCGCTACCACGACCACGACGACCGGAACCAATTGTTGGATCAAGATATTTACGAACATAGAAACCGGTTTGCGTTCTGAATTCCAAACCGTTAACAGGCCCATCCTTACCTACTACCTGTACCGGCGTAGTTGTACCCGGAAGCGGCTTAAGTTGTACAGCATCGCCGCTGGTAAGTATGCTGCCATCAGCCAGCTGGTAACCAGCCCAAACATCAGTACGTTTACCTTTAAATAAACCGTTTGGCAATAATACTGTGCCTGCTAACCTTGCATCCCTGCCAGCAAAAGCATCCAGCTGATTATCGTAGTAAATAGGGTTACCAGAGCCGTCTTTGGTTGCGATTGGCGCATAGGTATTATCCAGTTTTTCGTACGCTTCAACCAGGTTTAACGACGGATCTAACCGGCCTGCATCCAAACCTTCGTCAGATATTGAATAAGGCTGATCATTTGTGGTAAAACCATGGGTTTTACCACCGTTGGCCTTAAAGTCCTCAACCCAGATTGATTCTGTACTTGTTTTGTCAAGAAAAATATTAGCGAAGTTATCGCTCAGGTCTGGCAATTGCTTGTATAAGCTGTAATTACCTGCACTGCCGCTGATGATAGCCTTAGCAGCCGCAAGAGCTTTAGTGTAATAACCGGTAGCCATGCTTGCAGGTATACCGACTTCGCCGCCTGGCAATGAAACCTGTGGAGTAGTAGCGCCATATTTGGCAATAGAAGCTGCATATAGTGCAGCCCTTGCTTCCATGGCTAAAATAGCACCAGGGGTTGCCCTTGATTTCTCTTCTACTTTTGCAGGCAATAAACCTTTTATAGCTTCGGCCTCGCTGATGATGAAATCATAAACTTCTGATTCTTTGGCGCGGGCTACCTGTAAAGGTATTACATTGCCAGAGAAATCGTAATCGAGCGGTTTGGTAATTAATGGCACGCCACCCATGCGTTTTACCAGTTCAAAATAGTACTGGGCACGTAAAAATCTGCCTTCGGCGATGAATTGATTTTTTTGATCGGCGGTTAGTTTAGTTGCCGCTGTTGCACGGTCAATAAACAGGTTTAAATCGCGAACGTATGTATAGTCCCAGGTTCCCCACTCACCGTAACCCCAGCCGGTACGTTGTACAAAGTACGAACTGCCGTTTTCTGATGGGAACGATTCGCTAAAGTCAGCAAACGAAGCCCATCCGTTATCAAGGCCCGAGAAATCAACCACACGATTATATAAATCGCCCAGGATAGATAGCACCAGGTTGGGATCTGAAAATGCCACATCTGCCGTTACTATCTGCTTGGGCGGCACATTCAAAAATTCGCTATCTTTTTTGCATGATCCCGTAATTAACAGGGCCGCAAACGTAGTTATTATAGTTATTTTTTTCATTGAATTTAAACTTAAGGGATTAATTAAAAGGTTAAATTAACACCGAAGTTAAGGACCTTACTTTGAGGGAACTGAAGCCCGTTATCATCCGTTACCTCCGGATCAACCGCATATTGCTTCAGGTTATCAAACGAAAACATGTTGTATGCATTAACATAAAATCTTGCCTTCCTGATCTTTACCTTTGTTAACAAATTGGTTGGTAACGAGTAACCCAATTCAAGTGTCCTTGCCCTTAGGTACCTTACGCTATGCAACCAAAACGATGAATTATTTTGCCCGTTAAGTGAGTAGCTGCTATAGCCAAAACCCGGATTAATCCTGTTGGCGGGGTATTTTCCGGGAATCCACTGGCTGTTAATATCAAATGGATCGGCACGGTGGTACCTGTCTTCAAAAATGGTATTTAAGTTACCGTTGTTTTGGAACGCCCACCTCGTTTCCCAGTTCTGGAACCAGGTATAGCCTGCACCGCCCGAAAAATCGGCGTGGAAATCAAAACCTTTGTAAGCTGCACCAAGAGTGAAACCAAAGTTTATATTAGGCTGTGTGCCATACCCATAACCAATAGGCCTTTCGTCGTACTGGTCAATTTTACCGTCACCGTTTTGATCCTTATACATTAAATCGCCCGGTAACAGGCTACGGTTGCCCTTTCCATCGTTGTTGATTTTGTAGTTGTTAATCTGGTCAATTGATGTAAACTGGCCGATAACCTGGTAGCCCCAGTCGATGTGTGAATACCTGTTTTCGGTTGAGTTACGGTATTGATCCCATGAGTTATAAAACAACGGGTTGTACGAGGTAAGATTTTTTTGACGGCTGTATGAAAAATTACCGCCAACATTAAATGTCGCTTTACCAATGGTTCCGTTATAGTTAAGGGAAATTTCCGCTCCCTGTTGCGAATCGCTGCTGGTGTTTTCCTGCGGTAACCCGTAACCAACTTCAATTGGCAAAATCACATCATTTTTGGTACCCAGTAAACCGGTACGTTTTCTGTAAAAATAATCTACAGTACCGGTAAGGGAGCTGTTCAGGAAGCTAAAGTCGGCACCAACGTCGGTTATCTTACTTTTTAACCATGAAATATTGGTTGTTACTATACCCTTATCCCTTGATGTAACCACCGCATTGCCATCTATAATAGCAGTACCCGAATTGTAGTTGTAACCAGGTAAATATGAGTAAGGCGAAATCAGGTTCCTATCGTCTCCTAACACACCGTATGATCCCCTGATTTTCAAATCATTCAGCACACTGTGATCGCCAAGCAAGCTTTTCATAAAGCCTTCCTGAGTAATCCTCCATCCAACAGATACACCCGGGAAATACCCCACACGTTTATCAGGCGCAAAAAGGTACGATGCATCACGTCTTGCAGATGCTTCTAAATAATATTTATTGTCGTAGTTATAGTTGATACGACCGATATAACCGATACGAGCTTCTTTATCATCACTATCCTGGTAAGTATCGGCAGTTGGGAAATAAATAAGCGGCAGGTTATTTGAAACCGGCGATGCGTGGATCCAGTTGCGCAAGTGCTGAAGTTCGATACGCTCAGATACAAACGTAGCGCCCACGGTATGCTTGCCGAAGGTATTGTTATAGTTTATTTGCCATTGGTAGGTTTTTGCAAACTCCTTACGTTGCTCACGCTCTCTCCATGGGTTGGTACTGCCGCCTGTTACATCGTAAGTGTCGGTAGCTGGCCTGTAGGTGTAAGCATTATAGGTATACTCCTGGTTGTTCAGCAAATAATCGGCTATGTAGTATGAATACAAACCTTTAACTGTTAAACCCTTAATGCCGGGAATTTGATATTCGGCACCAAAGTTGGTTTGCAATACGCGCCAGTCGCTGTGGTATAAACCCGAAAGTTTGTCGTTCAGGAACGCGTAATTTGATTCGGTATGGCCAATATCATTCAAATAAGCAGGGTTATCGTTAGCGTAAGGGCGCTCCAAAGGTGTATTCCTTAATACCGCAAACCTTGCCAGGAAGTAATCATCGCCACCAGGTACACCCGGATTTTCGCGGGTTTCTATACGGCCATTGATATTCAGGCTAACTTTTAAACCAGCCGCAACTTTAACCGAAACATTTGATTGGATATTTGAGCGGTTAAACTTATACTCTTTGCCTAATTGTGAATTTTGGAATAAGTTGGTTGCTGAAACGTAGTAATTAACCCTATCGGTGCCACCGGTAAAGTTGGCGTTAACAGAGTTTTGAGGGGCGTTGTTATTCGCTTTCAACACATAATCGCGCCAGTTAAAGCTTTGGTAGCCTTTTTCGGTACCTGCCTTGTATTTGTCAAGTTCGGCTTGTGTAATGCTGGTTGAGCCGTTGGTGTTCACCTCAGCATCTGCACGATAACGCATGTAATCGTACGAGTTGGTTAATACATTCGGGAACCTGTACCAGTTTTGGTAACCGGTATAGGCATCAATATTAATGCGCGCATCGCCGCTACCTTTTTTAGTGGTTACCACCACAACACCGTTTGCCGCGCGTACACCGTAAATAGCTGCCGAGCCGTCTTTCAATACAGTAATGCTTTCCACATCGTTTGGCGCAAGGTTGTTAAACTGGCCTTCATCTTGTTGGATACCGTCAATTACATACAAAGGCGAACCCATGTTACGGATTTGTATGCTGGCGCTTGCTCCCGGCCTGCCTTCAGACATTCTGAAAGTTACACCTGGAATTTTACCTGCCAAACCCGTGCTCACCGTTGAACCGGCATGCACGCGATCAAGATCTTTACTGGTTACGCTGGAGATAGCGCCCGTAATGGATTCCTTTTTTTGTGAACCGTAACCTGTTACTACAACTTCTTGCAGTGATGAGTTAGTTGCTTTTAGCCGCACTCTGATACTTGTTTGCCCGTTTAACGGAAATTCCATTGTGGCGAAGCCAATATAGCTTAATACCAACACGCTGTTGGCAGTAGGTACAGTTAAGCTAAACTGTCCCTTTACATCAGTTGTTGATCCACCCTGGGCGCCTTTAATACGTACGGCAACGCCTGTTAGTGCTTCGCCCGTGGTATCAGTTACCGTTCCCGTCACCTTCACCTGTGCAGATGCACCAAGCGAAAAAAGCAGGCAGCTCATGATAGAGAATACAACTAATGTTACTTTTTGGCCCCATTTACTGGGCGGCCATTGCACGCGGGAGGGCCCCCCATGCCTGAGTAGTAAAAATTTTCTCATAAATTGATTTGTTATTGGTTAATTGTCGATTTTAAAAATGTAATGTTGACATATCTAAAATCACGATGTAAAGAAAAAGATTTAGGGGGGCTCCTTATTAACCAAATCATCTCAATAATTAGTCAAAAAGTATCAATTTTTATTCAGACGAAAACCCTTGTTCAGAATGGCTATATTTGTTCAAGAGATCGATTTTGAAACCTGCATATTTATTATATTTACTGTTCATATTCCCGCTTACTATATGTAATGCACAGCCTTATTATTTCAGGCATTACCAGGTTGAGCAGGGCTTGTCAAACAATACCGTTTACTGCAGCCTGCAGGATAAACAGGGATTTTTATGGTTTGGCACGCGCGATGGTTTAAACCGTTTTGACGGTTACACATTCCGGGTTTTCGGGCATAATCCTAAAAATCCACGCAGCATTTGCAGCAACATGGTACATGCCCTCAGGCTTGACAACAACGGCAATTTATGGGTGGGCACCGATGAGGGGATTGATAAATTTGATAGCAAAACAGAAAGTTTTATCCGCGTAAATCCATCAAATACCAATGGTGTCAGAGCTATCGAATTTGACCATTATAATAATTGCTGGTACATCGCAGGATCGTCCCTGATCAGGTATAATACGCAAACCGGCAAAACAACCGACTTTGGTAAACTGCAAAATTTTGAAGCCTCGGGTATAGTGCAAAATAACGGCTATATGTGGGTATCATCCAATAGCGGCACTATTGAACGGCTGGACACCGTTCGCAATACCTTTAAAAGCTACAGCATAGTTAACCACTCCAATTGGGCTCCCTCTTACTTCACTGAAAAAATTTTTAATGCAGGCAACAATAAAATATTTATAGGTACAACCAGTCAGGGTTTTAAAATATTTGACTGCGTTACCGGAACTTATTCCGATGTACTGACAAATAATAAAAACAAAACCGGCATTTATGTAAGGGATTTTGCAAAATATGCCGATAACCAGTTTTGGCTGGCTACCGAATCGGGAATATTTATTTACGATGTGCTTAACAACTCTTTTAC
The genomic region above belongs to Mucilaginibacter sp. KACC 22773 and contains:
- a CDS encoding RagB/SusD family nutrient uptake outer membrane protein, with the protein product MKKITIITTFAALLITGSCKKDSEFLNVPPKQIVTADVAFSDPNLVLSILGDLYNRVVDFSGLDNGWASFADFSESFPSENGSSYFVQRTGWGYGEWGTWDYTYVRDLNLFIDRATAATKLTADQKNQFIAEGRFLRAQYYFELVKRMGGVPLITKPLDYDFSGNVIPLQVARAKESEVYDFIISEAEAIKGLLPAKVEEKSRATPGAILAMEARAALYAASIAKYGATTPQVSLPGGEVGIPASMATGYYTKALAAAKAIISGSAGNYSLYKQLPDLSDNFANIFLDKTSTESIWVEDFKANGGKTHGFTTNDQPYSISDEGLDAGRLDPSLNLVEAYEKLDNTYAPIATKDGSGNPIYYDNQLDAFAGRDARLAGTVLLPNGLFKGKRTDVWAGYQLADGSILTSGDAVQLKPLPGTTTPVQVVGKDGPVNGLEFRTQTGFYVRKYLDPTIGSGRRGRGSDVNFIRYRYAEVLLNGAEAAAELGDYTTASTYINQVRARAGLNTPLVLTAANYFDRIVHERRVELAFEGHTLFDMKRWRLATVVWDGNQMTVTDLVTNIGQAAKRNTQPFGLWPYKYYNPGNANNGKWLFKEVKPSSVTGANRFQLGNYYSQIGDNVLSANPKIVKQPNQ
- a CDS encoding SusC/RagA family TonB-linked outer membrane protein, which produces MRKFLLLRHGGPSRVQWPPSKWGQKVTLVVFSIMSCLLFSLGASAQVKVTGTVTDTTGEALTGVAVRIKGAQGGSTTDVKGQFSLTVPTANSVLVLSYIGFATMEFPLNGQTSIRVRLKATNSSLQEVVVTGYGSQKKESITGAISSVTSKDLDRVHAGSTVSTGLAGKIPGVTFRMSEGRPGASASIQIRNMGSPLYVIDGIQQDEGQFNNLAPNDVESITVLKDGSAAIYGVRAANGVVVVTTKKGSGDARINIDAYTGYQNWYRFPNVLTNSYDYMRYRADAEVNTNGSTSITQAELDKYKAGTEKGYQSFNWRDYVLKANNNAPQNSVNANFTGGTDRVNYYVSATNLFQNSQLGKEYKFNRSNIQSNVSVKVAAGLKVSLNINGRIETRENPGVPGGDDYFLARFAVLRNTPLERPYANDNPAYLNDIGHTESNYAFLNDKLSGLYHSDWRVLQTNFGAEYQIPGIKGLTVKGLYSYYIADYLLNNQEYTYNAYTYRPATDTYDVTGGSTNPWREREQRKEFAKTYQWQINYNNTFGKHTVGATFVSERIELQHLRNWIHASPVSNNLPLIYFPTADTYQDSDDKEARIGYIGRINYNYDNKYYLEASARRDASYLFAPDKRVGYFPGVSVGWRITQEGFMKSLLGDHSVLNDLKIRGSYGVLGDDRNLISPYSYLPGYNYNSGTAIIDGNAVVTSRDKGIVTTNISWLKSKITDVGADFSFLNSSLTGTVDYFYRKRTGLLGTKNDVILPIEVGYGLPQENTSSDSQQGAEISLNYNGTIGKATFNVGGNFSYSRQKNLTSYNPLFYNSWDQYRNSTENRYSHIDWGYQVIGQFTSIDQINNYKINNDGKGNRSLLPGDLMYKDQNGDGKIDQYDERPIGYGYGTQPNINFGFTLGAAYKGFDFHADFSGGAGYTWFQNWETRWAFQNNGNLNTIFEDRYHRADPFDINSQWIPGKYPANRINPGFGYSSYSLNGQNNSSFWLHSVRYLRARTLELGYSLPTNLLTKVKIRKARFYVNAYNMFSFDNLKQYAVDPEVTDDNGLQFPQSKVLNFGVNLTF
- a CDS encoding DUF3823 domain-containing protein, producing the protein MKIKFHHIIIALLLTATGCKKDNYAAPSATFNGRLTYKGDPVNVEYNQVPFNLYQSGFGKLAPIVGTFDQEGNYSTLLFNGNYKFTIPANQGPFMWKELSAGKRDTIAVTISGNKTMDIEVMPYYMVRNAKITAASKTVTATFNIEKVITDANAKGIDRVNLYINKTQFVSGGDQVASTQLNGSDITSLSNISMSVGIPSLSPTQNYVFARVGIKISGVEDMIFSPLVKVSF